A single region of the Vagococcus teuberi genome encodes:
- the dnaB gene encoding replicative DNA helicase, translating into MEHIQQDRVPPQSIEAEQAVLGSVFLNADALIEAMEYIDSADFYRRSHQLLFQTMLDLNNRNEAIDVITMKTELEQKQLIEDVGGISYLSELTTSVPTAANVGYYAKIVEQKSLLRRLIQTATDIVAKGFEQDEDVEFILDEAERQILEVSEKRNRSGFLAISDVLSESIAQIEQLSQQGDDITGLPTGYHALDKMTAGLQSEELIILAARPAVGKTAFALNIAQNVGTKTNESVAIFSLEMSAESLVNRMLCSEGSIEASHLKTGQLTDEEWNSLIVAMGSLSRANIFIDDTPGIKISEIRAKCRKLAQEQGELGLILIDYLQLIEGTGRENRQQEVSEISRQLKKLAKELKVPVIALSQLSRGVEQRQDKRPVLSDIRESGSIEQDADIVAFLYRDDYYQRDGEDGDDEPVQESNNIIEVIIEKNRSGARGTVELMFIKEYNKFTSISPREEF; encoded by the coding sequence ATGGAACATATTCAACAAGATAGAGTGCCACCTCAAAGCATCGAGGCAGAACAAGCGGTTTTGGGTTCTGTCTTTTTAAATGCCGATGCTTTGATTGAGGCAATGGAATATATTGATTCAGCAGATTTTTATCGTCGTTCACATCAATTACTGTTTCAAACGATGTTAGATTTAAATAATCGAAATGAAGCAATTGATGTCATCACAATGAAAACAGAACTAGAGCAGAAACAATTAATTGAGGATGTAGGCGGTATTAGTTACTTATCTGAATTGACAACGAGTGTTCCAACTGCAGCAAATGTCGGTTACTATGCAAAAATAGTGGAACAAAAATCATTGCTACGTCGATTAATTCAAACAGCCACAGATATAGTGGCAAAAGGTTTCGAACAAGATGAAGATGTAGAGTTCATTTTAGATGAGGCAGAGCGCCAGATATTAGAAGTGTCTGAAAAAAGAAATAGAAGTGGCTTTTTAGCGATATCTGATGTATTAAGCGAATCGATCGCACAGATTGAGCAATTGTCACAACAGGGTGATGATATTACGGGATTGCCTACAGGTTATCATGCACTAGATAAAATGACAGCAGGGCTTCAATCGGAAGAATTAATTATTTTAGCAGCTCGTCCAGCGGTAGGTAAGACCGCTTTTGCCTTGAATATCGCACAAAACGTAGGAACTAAAACGAATGAATCAGTTGCTATTTTTAGTCTTGAAATGAGTGCCGAATCATTAGTGAATCGTATGCTATGTTCAGAAGGATCTATCGAAGCAAGTCATTTGAAAACAGGCCAATTAACTGATGAAGAGTGGAATAGTTTAATTGTCGCTATGGGTAGTTTGTCACGAGCAAATATTTTTATTGATGATACTCCAGGAATCAAAATATCTGAAATTAGAGCGAAATGCCGAAAATTAGCTCAAGAACAAGGTGAATTGGGATTAATTTTAATAGATTACTTGCAGCTGATTGAGGGAACAGGACGTGAGAACAGACAACAAGAAGTGTCTGAGATTTCACGTCAGTTAAAGAAACTAGCTAAAGAGTTAAAAGTTCCTGTTATTGCATTATCACAGTTATCACGTGGTGTCGAACAACGACAAGATAAACGTCCCGTATTAAGTGATATTCGTGAATCTGGTTCTATCGAGCAAGATGCAGATATTGTCGCCTTTTTATATCGTGATGATTATTATCAACGTGATGGTGAGGACGGCGATGATGAGCCGGTACAAGAGTCTAATAATATTATCGAAGTTATTATAGAAAAAAATAGAAGTGGTGCAAGAGGAACAGTAGAATTGATGTTTATCAAAGAATATAATAAGTTTACCTCCATTTCACCACGTGAAGAGTTTTGA
- a CDS encoding adenylosuccinate synthase — translation MSSVVVVGTQWGDEGKGKITDFLSENAEIIARYQGGDNAGHTIQFDGTTYKLHLIPSGIFYQDKISVIGNGVVVNPKSLIKELNYLKEHNIPTTNLRISDRAHVILPYHILLDQLQEDAKGDQKIGTTIKGIGPAYMDKAARVGIRIADLLDKEIFEERLKVNLEEKNKLFTKIYEVDPISFEEVFEEYYEYGQLIKEYVTDTSVILNEALDTGKHVLFEGAQGVMLDIDQGTYPFVTSSNPLAGGVTIGTGVGPSKIDKVVGVCKAYTSRVGDGPFPTELFDETGHQIREVGREYGTTTGRPRRVGWFDSVVMRHSRRVSGITNLSLNSIDVLTGLPVIKICVAYELDGKEITHYPASLKELSRCKPIYEELPGWEEDITGCKTLEELPENARNYVKRVSELVDVRISTFSVGPDRTQTNILENVWEQI, via the coding sequence ATGTCATCAGTTGTAGTAGTAGGAACTCAGTGGGGAGACGAAGGTAAAGGAAAAATCACTGACTTTTTAAGTGAAAATGCAGAAATTATTGCAAGATACCAAGGTGGAGACAATGCAGGCCACACTATTCAATTTGATGGAACAACTTATAAACTCCATTTAATTCCATCTGGTATTTTTTACCAAGATAAAATAAGCGTGATTGGAAATGGCGTAGTAGTTAATCCAAAATCGTTGATTAAGGAATTAAACTATTTAAAAGAGCACAATATTCCAACAACTAATTTAAGAATATCAGACAGAGCACATGTGATTTTGCCATACCATATTCTTTTAGATCAACTACAAGAAGATGCTAAAGGTGATCAAAAAATAGGAACAACAATTAAAGGGATTGGTCCTGCTTATATGGATAAAGCAGCTCGTGTCGGTATTCGCATAGCTGATTTATTAGATAAAGAAATTTTTGAAGAACGTTTGAAAGTGAATTTAGAAGAAAAAAATAAACTATTCACTAAAATATATGAAGTCGATCCAATTTCATTTGAAGAAGTGTTTGAAGAATACTATGAGTACGGTCAATTAATTAAAGAATACGTAACTGATACATCAGTTATCTTAAATGAAGCCTTAGATACTGGAAAACATGTACTATTTGAAGGTGCTCAAGGAGTTATGCTAGATATTGATCAGGGGACATACCCATTTGTTACATCATCTAATCCATTAGCTGGTGGCGTAACAATCGGAACAGGTGTCGGCCCTTCAAAAATTGATAAGGTCGTTGGTGTTTGTAAAGCTTATACATCTCGTGTTGGTGATGGCCCATTCCCAACAGAATTATTTGATGAAACAGGACACCAAATTAGAGAAGTAGGTCGCGAGTATGGAACAACAACAGGCCGTCCAAGACGTGTTGGTTGGTTTGATAGTGTTGTGATGAGACATTCTAGACGTGTGTCAGGTATTACGAATCTATCATTGAATTCTATTGATGTATTAACAGGATTACCTGTTATCAAAATTTGTGTGGCTTACGAACTAGATGGTAAAGAAATAACTCATTATCCAGCAAGTTTAAAAGAGTTGTCTAGATGTAAACCAATCTATGAAGAATTACCAGGTTGGGAAGAAGATATTACAGGTTGTAAAACATTAGAAGAACTACCAGAAAACGCTAGAAACTATGTTAAACGCGTATCAGAATTAGTTGATGTCCGTATTTCGACGTTCTCTGTAGGTCCAGATAGAACACAAACAAATATCTTAGAAAACGTTTGGGAACAAATTTAA
- a CDS encoding DegV family protein, translating to MTYKFDLLVDSCCDLSYELLQETGIRKISMTIQLDGKEYLDDFQETLDYKWFMSELKNGATPTTSQINIGNYLDIFRDYASGNQPLLYVCFSSGLSGSYNNALTALAMLEEESGSSVPITIVDSLAASLGEGLIIENVLSLRRQKKELSEVLDWLQTNIPRVHSWVTVDDLKHLERGGRISKTSAMLGSMIKVKPTICMNAEGKLINTGKVRGRKHSLDKIVELTKDTIENETTQDILIAYAGDEESGEALKKILEEKINVQSVSVRRMGPTIASHTGYGALAIFSFGKEK from the coding sequence ATGACTTATAAATTTGATTTGTTGGTAGATTCATGTTGTGATTTATCATATGAACTGTTGCAAGAAACAGGTATTCGAAAAATAAGTATGACAATCCAATTAGATGGTAAAGAGTATCTTGATGATTTTCAAGAAACGCTTGATTATAAATGGTTTATGTCTGAATTAAAAAATGGTGCAACACCGACGACCTCACAAATTAACATTGGCAATTATTTAGATATTTTTAGAGATTACGCTTCAGGCAATCAACCATTACTCTATGTTTGTTTCTCTTCAGGGCTTAGTGGTTCATATAATAATGCACTCACAGCTTTAGCTATGTTAGAAGAAGAAAGTGGAAGTAGTGTGCCTATTACTATAGTTGATTCATTAGCAGCTTCTTTAGGAGAAGGTTTAATCATAGAGAATGTCTTATCACTTAGACGACAAAAAAAAGAATTATCAGAAGTTTTAGATTGGCTTCAGACTAATATACCGCGTGTTCATTCATGGGTGACGGTTGATGACTTAAAACATTTGGAACGTGGTGGAAGAATTTCGAAAACGAGTGCTATGCTTGGTAGTATGATTAAAGTTAAACCAACTATTTGTATGAATGCTGAAGGAAAATTAATTAATACCGGAAAAGTTAGAGGACGAAAACATTCTCTTGATAAGATTGTGGAGTTAACGAAAGACACAATAGAAAATGAAACAACACAAGATATTTTGATTGCATATGCTGGGGATGAAGAGTCAGGAGAAGCATTAAAAAAAATATTAGAAGAAAAAATTAATGTGCAGAGTGTTTCAGTACGCCGAATGGGACCAACTATTGCTAGTCATACAGGGTATGGCGCATTAGCTATTTTTTCATTTGGTAAAGAAAAATAA
- a CDS encoding DUF3290 family protein, with amino-acid sequence MEFFTYNYFVNQSSNSHIYQYLLVILALIIILLLILRRSKNKSRLKYRDLIILLSLLLVFLIGIQANDYQKGKAEKGNYSQMLFFLNAVSKKKLVDPETISVNYKYLKDEMVLKINNKYYQVNFNSDFTTFKLEETVLVNDESIKVTGK; translated from the coding sequence ATGGAGTTTTTTACATACAATTATTTCGTAAATCAATCTAGTAACAGCCATATTTATCAATATTTATTAGTTATATTGGCTTTGATAATTATTTTATTATTGATTCTAAGGCGTTCAAAAAATAAAAGTCGATTAAAATATCGTGATTTGATTATTCTATTATCATTACTCTTAGTCTTTTTAATAGGAATCCAGGCAAATGACTATCAAAAAGGCAAGGCAGAAAAAGGAAACTACTCTCAGATGCTTTTCTTTTTAAATGCAGTTAGTAAGAAAAAATTAGTTGATCCTGAAACAATCAGTGTGAATTATAAATATTTAAAAGATGAGATGGTATTGAAAATAAATAATAAGTATTATCAGGTAAATTTTAACAGTGATTTCACAACATTTAAGTTAGAAGAGACCGTGTTAGTTAATGATGAATCAATCAAGGTCACAGGGAAGTGA
- a CDS encoding DUF421 domain-containing protein, whose amino-acid sequence MKEYLDIGIKLAIGIITLIFQMNLLGKANLAPTSPLDQLQNFVLGGIIGGMIYNDQISILQYFLVLVMWTFLVTLFKYLKENVAIVKKMIDGYPTTLIKNGKVLVDECSKKGISANDLMFKLRQANVYETRLVKRAIQEQNGQLTIILYGEENVKYPLITNGYINQDVLEMIDRDDSWLFNELNKQGVEIQNVYLGEWLNGELLLSLYD is encoded by the coding sequence ATGAAAGAGTATTTAGATATAGGAATTAAGTTAGCTATTGGGATTATTACATTGATTTTCCAGATGAATTTATTAGGAAAAGCCAACTTGGCACCAACATCACCACTAGATCAATTACAGAACTTTGTTTTAGGTGGGATTATAGGTGGGATGATATACAATGATCAAATATCAATCTTACAATACTTTCTTGTGTTGGTGATGTGGACATTTTTAGTCACATTGTTTAAATATTTAAAAGAGAATGTTGCGATTGTAAAAAAAATGATAGATGGATATCCCACAACATTGATAAAAAACGGCAAAGTATTGGTAGATGAATGCAGTAAAAAAGGCATTTCTGCTAATGATTTAATGTTTAAATTAAGACAAGCCAATGTCTATGAAACACGTTTAGTTAAACGAGCTATTCAAGAGCAAAATGGGCAACTAACGATTATTTTATATGGTGAGGAAAATGTAAAGTATCCACTGATTACCAATGGATATATAAATCAAGATGTACTAGAAATGATAGACCGCGATGATTCTTGGTTATTTAATGAATTAAATAAACAGGGAGTAGAAATTCAAAATGTTTACCTTGGTGAATGGCTAAACGGTGAATTATTGCTTAGTTTATATGATTAA
- a CDS encoding ABC-F family ATP-binding cassette domain-containing protein — protein MITVSDVSLQFPDRKLFDDVNIKFTPENCYGLIGANGAGKSTFLKILSNEIEPTTGYVALGPDERLATLKQNHFDYEDETVIDTVIMGHKRLYEVMQEKNAIYMKEDFSDEDGIKAAELEGEFAELNGWEAEPEAASLLQGLNIPEDLHSLKMSELTAGQKVKVLLAQALFGQPDVLLLDEPTNGLDRESIAWLEEFLINFDNTVITVSHDRHFLNKVCTHMADLDFGKIKLYVGNYDFWLESSQLAARLQADQNAKKEEKVKELQAFIARFSANASKSKQATSRKKMLDKIELDDIQPSSRRYPFVGFNPEREIGNDLLQVENVSKTIDGKKILDNISFTLRKDDKVAFIAKDDIATTILFKIIMGEMEPDTGSVRWGVTTSQAYLPKDTTEEFNNDMTIVDWLRQYASKEENDNTFLRSFLGRMLFSGEDVLKPVNVLSGGEKVRCMLSKLMLSKSNVLVLDDPTNHLDLESITALNDGLITFSGSILFASHDHQFIQTTANRIIAVSDQGVIDRAETTYDEFLENETVKEQLKNIFK, from the coding sequence TTGATTACTGTTTCAGATGTAAGTTTACAATTCCCGGATAGAAAACTATTCGACGATGTAAATATAAAATTCACACCAGAAAATTGTTATGGATTAATTGGTGCAAATGGTGCTGGAAAGTCAACTTTCTTAAAGATACTTTCAAATGAAATTGAACCAACAACAGGATATGTTGCTTTAGGACCTGATGAGCGATTAGCAACACTTAAACAAAATCATTTTGACTATGAGGACGAAACTGTGATTGATACTGTTATCATGGGACATAAACGTCTTTATGAAGTGATGCAAGAAAAAAATGCCATCTACATGAAAGAAGATTTTTCTGATGAAGATGGGATTAAAGCAGCTGAACTTGAAGGAGAATTTGCGGAATTAAATGGTTGGGAAGCTGAACCAGAAGCGGCAAGTTTACTACAAGGTTTAAATATCCCAGAAGATTTACATAGTCTAAAAATGTCAGAATTAACAGCTGGACAAAAAGTAAAAGTATTGCTTGCTCAAGCTTTATTTGGCCAACCAGATGTTTTACTATTAGACGAGCCGACAAACGGTTTAGACAGAGAGTCTATCGCATGGTTAGAAGAATTTTTAATCAACTTTGACAATACTGTTATTACGGTTTCCCATGACCGTCATTTCCTAAACAAGGTATGTACACACATGGCTGATTTAGATTTCGGAAAAATTAAGCTATACGTTGGGAACTATGATTTCTGGTTAGAGTCTAGTCAGTTAGCTGCTAGACTTCAAGCAGATCAAAATGCTAAAAAAGAAGAAAAAGTCAAAGAATTACAAGCCTTTATTGCAAGATTTAGTGCCAACGCTTCTAAATCTAAACAAGCAACTTCTCGTAAAAAAATGTTAGATAAAATTGAACTAGATGATATCCAACCTTCATCACGTCGTTACCCATTTGTAGGATTTAACCCAGAACGTGAAATTGGAAATGACTTATTGCAAGTTGAAAATGTATCAAAAACAATTGATGGAAAGAAAATTCTAGATAATATCTCATTTACACTAAGAAAAGATGATAAGGTAGCCTTTATTGCAAAAGACGATATCGCAACAACTATTCTTTTCAAAATTATTATGGGTGAAATGGAACCAGATACTGGTTCGGTTCGTTGGGGTGTTACAACATCTCAAGCTTATCTACCTAAAGACACAACAGAAGAATTCAACAATGATATGACCATCGTGGATTGGTTACGCCAATATGCTTCAAAAGAAGAAAATGATAATACATTTTTACGTAGTTTCTTAGGACGTATGCTTTTCTCAGGCGAAGACGTATTAAAACCTGTTAATGTTTTATCTGGGGGAGAAAAAGTTCGTTGTATGCTTTCAAAACTAATGTTATCTAAATCAAACGTACTTGTGTTAGATGATCCAACCAACCATTTGGACTTAGAATCAATTACAGCTCTAAATGATGGCTTAATCACCTTTAGTGGTTCTATTCTTTTTGCATCACATGACCACCAGTTTATCCAAACAACTGCAAATCGTATCATCGCAGTGTCAGATCAAGGTGTAATTGACCGTGCAGAAACAACCTATGATGAATTCTTAGAAAATGAGACAGTAAAAGAGCAATTAAAAAACATATTTAAATAA
- a CDS encoding polyprenyl synthetase family protein, with the protein MEPHDMWTSYPSLKKDLQKTLNLISESISLPNKEVEDAILAIFHSGGKLLRPAYLLLFSEFGTKVDKKKTIALAAAIETLHTATLIHDDIVDVADTRRGTKTMNASFSTDIAVYSGDYLFIVCFKLLIQYQNSLKSIELNTTSMEKVLLGELGQMNERYNINVTVDDYLANITGKTAELFALSCFIGCFENGGSKNLANKCREIGKDIGLAFQIVDDILDYSQSEETLGKPVLEDVRQGIYSLPLICSIAEHPDFFEPILSKKDSMTQEDAKQIHDLVSDCHGVEKAYELASHYTNRALDGIQSLPNNKQNTKEIIYTITKSILQRTF; encoded by the coding sequence ATGGAACCTCATGATATGTGGACGTCATATCCGTCCTTAAAAAAAGACTTACAAAAAACATTAAATTTAATTTCAGAATCAATTTCTTTACCTAATAAGGAAGTAGAAGATGCTATATTAGCTATTTTCCACTCTGGTGGGAAACTACTTCGTCCAGCGTATCTGCTTTTATTCTCCGAATTTGGAACAAAAGTTGATAAGAAAAAGACCATTGCTCTTGCTGCTGCGATTGAAACACTTCATACTGCTACGTTAATTCATGATGATATTGTTGATGTCGCTGATACTAGACGTGGAACTAAAACGATGAATGCTTCTTTTAGCACTGACATCGCGGTTTACTCTGGTGACTACCTATTCATCGTTTGTTTTAAATTATTAATTCAATACCAAAATTCATTAAAAAGTATTGAGCTTAATACAACAAGCATGGAAAAGGTTCTACTAGGGGAACTTGGCCAAATGAATGAACGCTATAATATCAATGTCACTGTTGATGACTATTTAGCCAATATCACCGGAAAAACAGCTGAGTTATTTGCATTAAGTTGTTTTATTGGATGCTTTGAAAATGGCGGAAGTAAAAATCTTGCGAATAAATGTCGTGAAATCGGAAAAGACATCGGTCTTGCATTCCAAATTGTAGATGATATTTTGGATTATTCTCAAAGTGAAGAAACTCTTGGAAAACCTGTATTAGAAGATGTTAGGCAAGGGATTTATAGCTTACCTTTGATTTGTAGTATTGCAGAACATCCTGACTTTTTTGAGCCGATACTTAGTAAGAAGGACTCCATGACACAAGAAGATGCGAAACAAATCCATGATTTAGTAAGCGATTGCCATGGTGTAGAAAAAGCCTATGAGCTAGCATCTCACTACACAAATCGTGCTCTAGATGGCATCCAATCTCTTCCTAATAATAAACAAAACACTAAAGAAATAATCTATACTATTACAAAATCGATTTTACAAAGAACGTTTTAA
- a CDS encoding Gx transporter family protein codes for MSKNKKIIYIALLVAQGVIIGLLENMIPFPFAFAPGAKLGLANLITIIAIFTMPIKDSFTLVVLRLFLTTLLGGTVSTLMYSAAGAFLSYFGMLTLKQLGPKRISTIGISAFGGFLHNVGQLLIASWIAKSWTVMLYLPILSWIGILAGIAIGIAANYLMLHVKTLQEFQLAYDKHTLK; via the coding sequence ATGTCAAAAAATAAAAAAATTATCTACATTGCTCTACTTGTTGCTCAAGGTGTTATTATAGGTTTACTTGAAAATATGATTCCTTTTCCTTTTGCGTTTGCTCCTGGAGCAAAACTTGGATTAGCTAACTTAATTACCATTATTGCAATTTTTACTATGCCTATAAAGGATAGTTTTACCTTGGTCGTTTTACGTTTATTTTTAACCACACTACTAGGCGGAACTGTCTCAACATTAATGTATAGTGCTGCGGGAGCCTTTCTAAGTTATTTTGGGATGCTTACACTCAAACAGTTGGGGCCAAAACGTATTAGTACAATCGGTATCAGTGCTTTTGGTGGCTTCCTACACAATGTGGGACAACTACTCATCGCCAGTTGGATTGCCAAATCATGGACTGTTATGCTCTACCTACCCATTCTTTCATGGATTGGTATTTTAGCTGGGATTGCTATAGGAATTGCTGCCAATTATTTAATGTTACATGTTAAAACACTACAGGAATTTCAGTTGGCCTATGATAAACATACTCTAAAATAA
- a CDS encoding NAD(P)/FAD-dependent oxidoreductase → MAKTEIVVVGAGYSGIAATKMLSKKLKKNPDAHITLIDRHSYQTMMTELHEVAGGRVEPEAIQYDLQRLFCKRKNVSVVTDTVITIDKEKKIVKTKQGSYSFDYLVLGMGGEPNDFGTPGVKEHGFTLWSMDDAIKIREHIERTVALAAVEPDEAKRKAMLNFVVCGSGFTGIEMVGELIDWKDRLAKNNKIKPEDINLMVVEAAPTILNMLDRNDAGKAEKYLTKKGVSILKDMPIVEVHEDYIILKSGEKIPTNTLIWTAGVKANSDAEKFDMPAARANRLVANEYMQAKGYEEKNIFVVGDLVYFEEADKENRPTPQIVQAAEQTGICAAKNILATINGTEKEAYKGKYDGFMVSIGSKYAVACVFDKFHLSGFFAMLMKHIINLRYFFDIRSGYYMFQYIMHEFFRIKDERNVFRGHTSRNSNVLWSVPLRVFYGCVWLVEAMKKVIGNGKVLQPSTWFGDGSWFTNTVAFPFEWLQPADATSGASQAADAAATTATADPTFGLSYAFGEEPMLVFKSMPDWFGSIMKFMMPNTEVALFMQKFMTLFEVALALAIIFGLFTWLANATTIVLVVMFCLSGMFYWVNIWFLFVAFALMNGSGRAFGLDKWVIPWIQRKLGNWWYGDVKARYGEKS, encoded by the coding sequence ATGGCAAAGACTGAAATAGTAGTTGTCGGAGCAGGTTATTCTGGAATAGCTGCTACAAAGATGTTATCAAAAAAATTAAAAAAGAATCCAGATGCTCATATTACATTAATTGATCGTCATTCTTATCAAACGATGATGACAGAATTACATGAAGTTGCAGGTGGACGTGTGGAGCCAGAAGCAATCCAATATGATTTACAACGATTATTCTGCAAACGTAAAAATGTCAGTGTTGTAACAGATACAGTCATAACTATTGATAAAGAGAAGAAAATAGTTAAAACCAAACAAGGTTCTTATTCTTTTGACTACCTAGTTTTAGGTATGGGGGGAGAACCTAATGACTTTGGTACACCTGGTGTTAAAGAACATGGATTTACTTTATGGTCTATGGATGACGCTATTAAAATTAGAGAGCACATCGAACGTACTGTTGCACTTGCGGCTGTTGAGCCAGATGAAGCAAAACGTAAAGCGATGTTGAATTTTGTTGTTTGCGGTTCTGGATTTACTGGTATTGAAATGGTTGGTGAATTAATCGACTGGAAAGACCGATTAGCTAAAAACAATAAAATTAAACCAGAAGATATCAATTTAATGGTGGTTGAAGCTGCTCCAACTATCTTAAACATGTTAGACCGAAATGATGCTGGAAAAGCTGAAAAATATCTAACGAAAAAAGGGGTTAGCATATTAAAAGATATGCCTATCGTTGAAGTACACGAAGATTATATCATCTTAAAATCTGGTGAAAAAATCCCAACTAATACATTAATTTGGACTGCTGGTGTTAAAGCAAATAGTGATGCTGAAAAATTCGATATGCCTGCTGCACGTGCAAATCGTTTAGTTGCTAATGAGTACATGCAAGCAAAAGGTTACGAAGAAAAAAATATTTTTGTTGTCGGAGATTTAGTTTACTTTGAAGAAGCTGATAAAGAAAACCGACCAACACCGCAAATTGTACAAGCTGCTGAACAAACTGGTATCTGTGCTGCTAAAAATATTTTAGCAACAATAAATGGAACTGAAAAAGAAGCTTACAAAGGTAAATATGATGGATTCATGGTTTCCATTGGATCTAAATATGCTGTTGCATGTGTCTTTGATAAATTCCATTTAAGTGGATTCTTTGCAATGTTGATGAAACACATTATTAACTTAAGATATTTCTTTGATATTCGCTCAGGTTATTATATGTTCCAATATATTATGCATGAATTTTTCCGAATTAAAGATGAACGAAATGTTTTCAGAGGACATACGTCACGTAATAGTAATGTGTTATGGTCTGTTCCATTACGCGTATTCTACGGATGTGTTTGGTTAGTTGAAGCCATGAAAAAAGTCATTGGTAATGGTAAAGTATTACAACCAAGTACGTGGTTTGGTGATGGCTCATGGTTCACCAACACTGTTGCGTTTCCGTTTGAATGGTTACAACCAGCTGATGCAACATCAGGTGCTTCTCAAGCCGCTGATGCTGCTGCAACTACTGCTACTGCTGATCCAACGTTTGGATTAAGTTATGCCTTTGGTGAAGAACCAATGCTTGTCTTTAAATCAATGCCTGACTGGTTTGGATCTATTATGAAATTCATGATGCCAAATACTGAAGTTGCTTTATTTATGCAAAAATTCATGACACTATTTGAAGTAGCTCTAGCTCTAGCCATTATCTTTGGGTTATTTACTTGGTTAGCTAATGCAACTACGATTGTTTTAGTAGTTATGTTCTGTCTGTCAGGTATGTTCTATTGGGTTAACATTTGGTTCTTATTTGTTGCCTTTGCTTTAATGAATGGTTCTGGACGTGCCTTCGGATTAGATAAATGGGTTATTCCATGGATTCAACGCAAATTAGGTAATTGGTGGTATGGAGACGTCAAAGCTCGATACGGTGAAAAATCGTAA
- a CDS encoding FMN-binding protein, protein MKFKKLVSGVAMLALSTILLAACGGDKKDDTSASSSTASSSTAVADSSSTADSFVMGELKDGEYKLEEKNYNNGYRVVFTIVVKDGKITESKYDNVNEEGKSKVDDADYNKKMEKVAKTSPEKYIPELNKALLEKQNPSDIDTITGATHSTDSFKEYAKQLIEAAEKGDTKTIEIDNQVEK, encoded by the coding sequence ATGAAATTCAAAAAATTAGTGTCAGGCGTTGCAATGTTAGCGTTATCTACAATTTTGTTAGCTGCTTGTGGTGGGGATAAAAAGGATGATACATCAGCTTCATCAAGTACAGCTTCATCAAGTACAGCAGTAGCAGATTCTTCATCAACAGCAGATTCATTTGTAATGGGTGAATTAAAAGATGGTGAGTATAAGTTAGAAGAAAAAAATTACAATAATGGTTACCGTGTCGTATTTACAATAGTTGTAAAAGATGGAAAAATCACCGAATCTAAATATGATAATGTGAATGAAGAAGGTAAATCAAAAGTTGATGATGCAGACTATAACAAAAAAATGGAAAAAGTTGCTAAAACATCACCAGAAAAATATATACCAGAGTTAAATAAAGCATTATTAGAAAAACAAAATCCTTCAGATATTGATACGATTACTGGTGCGACACACTCAACAGATAGCTTCAAAGAATACGCAAAACAATTAATTGAAGCAGCTGAAAAAGGTGATACTAAAACAATTGAAATTGACAATCAAGTAGAAAAATAA